A window from Salvia miltiorrhiza cultivar Shanhuang (shh) chromosome 2, IMPLAD_Smil_shh, whole genome shotgun sequence encodes these proteins:
- the LOC131012388 gene encoding zinc finger BED domain-containing protein RICESLEEPER 2-like: MDNSNLIENTPQEDEIMVEENEVEKEVVDINDDKDGNTIEGDDGEKDKEEGIDGEDAKDGDKQEENNVFDKKKRKKCSKAYDDFIELTGDDGTTRFQCIHCKTFLAKTSTGTTSHLWNHLKRCLQKKLHLKKQKTLQFQPVKSKFEMNPLSDGRYNHMKQREAVAHWILMGEKPFNAVENDGYTFMMSINQLQFEKISRATAKKDVINVYNIEKKKLMLTLKDINKISLTTDIWKSKVQKISYMCVTGHFVDSEWQLQKRLLSFIPLPPPHGGVDIYDGLIKCTKDWGIEHKVFTISVDNASNNDVAIRIAKETFSRSRKLPLEGQLFHVRCTAHILNLVVQDGLLAIKKIIEDVKNSVRFINQSESRLNKFSDVVHHLGISVKRLIIDCPTRWNSTYEMLLEAYRVRDAFPIFQQREPSYRCCPSILDWMKVKDVVDILEVFYEATHVISGVDYPTSNVYLGVIWRVKHVLNEKENHVDEFIRVMIKKMKEKFDKYWGSCNLLMAIGAILDPRFKMRLVDFAFHKIYNEIDARANIMKVRDALYNLYFEYVEVDNAKSRKGTTSERCSATCTSSTSQGKLVPSGLSMFDEYLDTVEVNGPLKSKLDIYLDEGVVRSQDGDGAVSSEFDALAWWKSQELKFKILSTLARDVLAIPISTVASEATFSAGSRVLDPYRSRLGSDMVEVLVCGADWIRQLHGIKKPVMSHEEEAPFYVMLNTT, from the exons ATGGACAActcaaatttaatagaaaatacACCTCAAGAAGATGAGATTATGGTGGAAGAAAATGAGGTGGAGAAAGAAGTTGTGGATATAAATGATGATAAAGATGGTAATACAATAGAAGGAGATGATGGAGAGAAAGATAAAGAAGAAGGTATTGATGGAGAAGATGCTAAAGATGGAGACAAGCAGGAGGAGAATAATGTTTTTGAtaagaagaaaaggaaaaaatgttcCAAAGCTTATGATGATTTCATTGAATTGACAGGAGATGATGGAACTACAAGGTTTCAATGCATACATTGCAAGACTTTTCTTGCTAAGACGTCTACTGGCACAACATCTCATCTTTGGAATCACTTGAAGAGGTGTTTGCAAAAGAAGCTTCACTTGAAGAAGCAAAAGACGTTGCAATTTCAGCCTGTGAAATCCAAGTTTGAGATGAATCCTTTATCTGATGGCAGATATAATCACATGAAGCAGAGAGAGGCCGTTGCCCATTGGATTTTAATGGGTGAGAAACCATTTAATGCTGTAGAGAATGATGGTTATACTTTCATGATGAGTATAAACCAACTCCAATTTGAGAAGATTTCTCGTGCTACAGCAAAAAAAGATGTCATTAATGTTTATAACATTGAGAAGAAAAAATTGATGTTGACATTGAAAGACATCAATAAGATTTCATTGACCACTGACATTTGGAAGTCAAAGGTGCAAAAGATTTCTTATATGTGTGTCACTGGTCACTTTGTTGATTCAGAGTGGCAACTTCAGAAGCGGCTTCTTAGCTTCatacctcttcctcctccacaTGGAG gTGTTGATATCTATGATGGGCTTATAAAGTGCACAAAGGATTGGGGAATAGAGCACAAGGTTTTCACCATCTCTGTGGATAATGCCTCAAACAATGATGTGGCAATTCGAATTGCTAAAGAAACATTCTCTAGGAGCCGTAAATTGCCATTGGAAGGTCAGTTGTTTCATGTTCGGTGTACTGCACATATATTGAATCTCGTTGTTCAAGATGGTCTTCTTGCGATTAAGAAAATCATTGAAGATGTCAAAAACAGTGTGAGATTTATTAACCAATCAGAGTCTAGGTTGAACAAATTCTCTGATGTTGTGCACCACTTAGGAATTTCTGTGAAAAGGTTGATCATTGATTGTCCAACTCGTTGGAATTCTACATATGAGATGTTACTTGAGGCATATAGAGTTAGAGATGCATTTCCTATTTTTCAACAAAGAGAGCCTTCATACCGCTGTTGTCCTAGCATTCTTGATTGGATGAAAGTGAAGGATGTTGTTGACATTTTAGAGGTTTTTTATGAAGCCACTCATGTGATTTCTGGAGTTGATTATCCTACTTCTAATGTCTATCTTGGTGTCATTTGGAGAGTCAAGCATGTTTTGAATGAAAAGGAAAATCATGTTGATGAGTTCATTAGAGTAATGATTaaaaagatgaaggagaaatTTGACAAATATTGGGGAAGTTGCAATCTTTTGATGGCTATTGGAGCAATACTTGACCCTAGGTTCAAAATGAGGTTGGTTGATTTTGCTTTCCATAAGATATATAATGAGATTGATGCACGTGCAAATATTATGAAGGTTCGAGATGCATTGTATAACTTATACTTTGAGTATGTTGAAGTTGATAATGCAAAATCTCGGAAGGGTACTACTTCAGAAAGATGTTCTGCTACATGCACAAGCTCCACATCTCAAGGAAAATTAGTGCCTAGTGGTTTGTCTATGTTTGATGAGTATCTAGACACTGTTGAGGTGAATGGTCCTTTGAAATCGAAGTTGGACATTTACTTGGATGAAGGGGTTGTTAGAAGTCAAGATGGGGATGGAGCTGTGTCCTCTGAGTTTGATGCATTAGCTTGGTGGAAATCTCAAGAATTAAAGTTCAAAATTCTATCCACTTTAGCTCGTGATGTTTTGGCTATTCCGATAAGTACGGTTGCGTCAGAGGCCACATTTAGTGCAGGAAGTCGAGTATTAGATCCTTATCGTTCAAGGTTAGGTTCTGATATGGTAGAGGTTTTAGTTTGTGGAGCAGATTGGATTCGCCAACTTCATGGAATCAAGAAGCCCGTTATGTCACAT GAGGAAGAAGCACCTTTTTATGTCATGTTGAACACCACTTAA